One Prolixibacteraceae bacterium DNA segment encodes these proteins:
- the istB gene encoding IS21-like element helper ATPase IstB, whose product MNQIEKIKLHADALRLTQTRNNPEGIIHEAQINKPTYMEFLLSVFECEIKHREKKNIERRIALANLPKDHDLDKYDFNASNGITPSHLKQLRELMWMEQNYNLILMGPSGTGKTFIAAGLIYDAVNTGYKAYFITMEELIKTLKMKEMISSALAKYNRLLKANIIAIDDIMLFPIKKEDAVSFFNLINHLHEQTSVIITTNKSPKEWAETLEDEVLATALLDRLLYRCEVVKMKGQSFRMENRRTIFEPVR is encoded by the coding sequence ATGAACCAGATTGAAAAAATAAAGCTACATGCTGATGCTCTAAGACTCACCCAGACCCGTAATAACCCAGAAGGGATTATACATGAAGCACAAATAAATAAGCCAACCTATATGGAGTTCTTATTATCTGTTTTTGAATGTGAAATTAAGCATCGAGAGAAGAAAAATATTGAACGACGAATAGCCTTAGCTAACCTTCCCAAAGATCATGATCTTGATAAATATGATTTTAATGCTTCAAATGGTATAACACCATCTCATCTTAAGCAACTGAGGGAGCTGATGTGGATGGAACAGAATTATAACCTAATTTTAATGGGACCATCAGGAACTGGAAAAACTTTTATCGCAGCAGGATTGATCTACGATGCCGTAAATACAGGATACAAAGCTTATTTTATCACCATGGAGGAGTTAATAAAGACATTGAAAATGAAAGAAATGATCTCTTCTGCTCTTGCAAAATACAACCGACTATTAAAGGCAAATATTATTGCCATTGATGATATTATGCTTTTTCCAATCAAGAAAGAAGATGCAGTTTCATTTTTTAATTTAATAAACCATCTTCATGAACAAACATCGGTTATTATAACTACCAATAAATCTCCTAAAGAATGGGCTGAAACACTCGAGGATGAAGTGTTGGCTACAGCATTACTTGACCGTTTACTATATCGTTGTGAAGTAGTAAAAATGAAAGGGCAAAGCTTTAGAATGGAAAATAGAAGGACCATTTTTGAACCTGTTCGATAA
- a CDS encoding IS66 family transposase: protein MKKSDIIEDVSKEDLLDQLQKMMTEYSNVDSEVTSLKQENESLKAQIAYLKRRIFGSTKETYKDPNQLELALEVEEKNLEDLQISSPEEEVIEVVKKKKKAKRKSIPSDLPRQVEVIEPDDVPEGATRIGEEISERIEFSPGKLYVRQIVRPKYRLPEEDNIIISELPSDLIPKCMAGNSLISQFIVGKFYDHIPLYRAQGIFKRSGIDFPKATINGWIRKAAELLSPLYKHIEKKVIQSDYIQADETSIKVLTDKKQGATHLGYFWIYYAPNIKSCLFTYDNSRKGSVPESILKKFKGVLQTDGYQGYHKLGNQKEIIKLACMAHARRKFFEAKENDRTRAEYALKKIQELYKIERTSQEKELSIEETYLLRQELAVPILKELEKWLKKESLIALPKSPIGKAINYSLNLWDELCQYTEDGSYIIDNNNVENKVRPVAIGRKNYLFAGSEEGAKRAAMFYTLSSMCKMADVEPHAWYTDILNRISDTKPSKYDDLLPQNWK from the coding sequence ATGAAAAAGAGCGATATCATAGAGGATGTAAGTAAAGAAGATCTTTTGGATCAACTCCAGAAGATGATGACTGAATACTCTAATGTCGACTCTGAAGTTACTAGTTTAAAACAAGAAAACGAATCCTTAAAGGCACAGATTGCCTATCTTAAGAGACGTATCTTTGGCTCAACCAAAGAAACCTATAAAGATCCGAACCAATTAGAGTTAGCTCTTGAAGTCGAAGAGAAAAATCTAGAAGACTTACAGATATCTTCTCCAGAAGAGGAGGTTATTGAGGTTGTTAAGAAGAAAAAAAAGGCAAAAAGAAAAAGTATCCCTTCTGACCTTCCTCGTCAAGTAGAAGTGATTGAACCTGATGATGTCCCAGAGGGAGCAACTCGTATTGGAGAAGAAATATCAGAGAGGATTGAATTTAGTCCAGGTAAGCTTTATGTAAGACAAATTGTTCGTCCAAAATATCGTTTACCCGAAGAGGATAACATTATCATCTCCGAACTTCCGTCGGATCTTATCCCCAAATGTATGGCGGGGAACTCATTAATAAGTCAATTTATTGTTGGTAAATTCTACGACCATATACCTCTTTATAGAGCCCAAGGGATCTTTAAAAGATCAGGAATTGATTTTCCTAAAGCAACCATCAATGGATGGATAAGGAAGGCTGCTGAACTACTTTCTCCACTATACAAACATATCGAGAAAAAAGTAATCCAGTCAGACTATATTCAAGCCGATGAGACAAGTATCAAGGTTCTAACAGATAAGAAACAAGGAGCCACTCATCTTGGTTACTTCTGGATCTATTATGCTCCAAATATAAAGAGTTGTTTATTTACTTACGATAACTCCCGAAAAGGTTCTGTACCAGAATCGATTTTAAAAAAGTTTAAAGGAGTTCTACAGACAGATGGATATCAAGGTTATCATAAACTTGGAAATCAAAAAGAAATTATAAAGTTAGCATGTATGGCACATGCTCGACGGAAATTTTTTGAGGCAAAAGAAAATGATCGAACTCGTGCCGAATATGCTTTAAAAAAGATCCAAGAACTATATAAGATAGAGAGAACAAGTCAGGAAAAAGAGTTGTCTATCGAAGAAACCTATCTTCTTCGACAAGAACTTGCTGTGCCTATACTAAAGGAACTCGAAAAATGGTTAAAAAAAGAGTCTCTTATAGCATTACCTAAAAGCCCTATTGGGAAAGCAATCAACTATAGCCTAAACCTATGGGATGAACTGTGCCAATATACAGAAGATGGAAGCTACATTATCGACAATAATAATGTGGAGAATAAAGTACGTCCAGTAGCCATTGGACGTAAAAACTATCTCTTTGCAGGATCAGAAGAGGGAGCTAAAAGAGCAGCAATGTTCTATACTCTATCTTCCATGTGCAAAATGGCAGACGTTGAACCTCATGCATGGTATACAGATATCTTAAATCGTATATCCGACACCAAGCCATCGAAATACGATGACTTACTTCCTCAAAACTGGAAATAA
- the tnpB gene encoding IS66 family insertion sequence element accessory protein TnpB (TnpB, as the term is used for proteins encoded by IS66 family insertion elements, is considered an accessory protein, since TnpC, encoded by a neighboring gene, is a DDE family transposase.), with amino-acid sequence MLSISSNDRFHLYSEATDMRKSFDGLSGLVQNKIDANITSGDVFIFLNKRRTMMKLLKWERGGFVLFVKRLERGTFRPPEIKDLTSMHLEYTDLVLLIEGVLVKEYKRQKRYVI; translated from the coding sequence ATGTTATCAATATCTTCAAATGATCGTTTTCACCTCTATTCTGAAGCAACAGATATGAGGAAAAGTTTTGATGGATTATCCGGATTGGTGCAGAATAAGATTGATGCCAATATTACTTCGGGTGATGTATTTATCTTTCTGAACAAACGTCGTACCATGATGAAATTACTTAAATGGGAAAGAGGTGGTTTTGTTCTTTTTGTGAAACGACTAGAGAGAGGAACCTTTAGACCTCCTGAAATAAAAGACTTAACATCAATGCATCTTGAGTACACTGATCTTGTCCTTCTTATAGAAGGTGTTCTTGTCAAAGAATATAAAAGACAAAAACGTTATGTTATTTAA
- a CDS encoding acyl-CoA dehydratase activase: MMCNDRPIRLGVDMGSTTIKVVCVDDDNEIIFSSYRRHHIGIHEALMSLLEEVKEKFNDRKVSLVITGSVGMGVSEDCQIPFLQEVVSASEVIKHNFTDVSTLFDMGGEDSKLIVFEEKKAPMMRMNGSCAGGTGAFIDQMAVLLGVSVTELNDLAYKYKKRYPISSRCGVFAKTDIQNLLSKKVAKEDIAASIFYALSNQTVTTLVRGLELKPKVLLCGGPFSFIPFLRKALIETLGIEEQDVIVPEYSSLIPALGCALVDDIERKEIFLGELISLISERTAESKQTDPDLTPLFKNEEEFLSWKKKKQANFVQTNEFISLPSKNCFLGVDSGSTTTKIVLLDEDEKLVYRYYQNNNGDPLNALHQGLKKCAEKVLSAGIDIQIKGSCVTGYGEDLIRKAYRLDFGIVETIAHYMGAMKYNPNVSFILDIGGQDMKAIFVDNGQITRLEVNEACSSGCGSFIEGFATSMNYKPSEFAELACKSQSPCDLGTRCTVFMNSKVKQSLRAKAQPGDIAAGLSYSVIKNMLFKVLKLKNVEDLGGYISVQGGTFKNLSVVKAMEDLVKKPVSFTDMPELMGAIGAAIYAARNIHKVDHLIDRGVDFLQHKPEYNTKNLHCKGCENLCEIQQYKFDNNQKFYSGNKCEKIFTNGGIKLEYGQNASEYRYKEVFSSYKADLRNTAPKIGIPKVLNMYENFPFWNTFFTELGFDVVLSDTSNMADYEKVTSTIMSDNICFPAKLVHSHVQDLIEKKVERIFLPYVIYENKESDKTTNSFNCPVVSGYSDVIKSVFGNKVTVDAPPISFKDQKLLEGALLKYIESWPEITSKKSNIRLAVEKANNAQWNFRKRLKEENVQIFEKAKKEDRMVVLLVGRPYHHDPLIQHTISKCITGYGVDVITEDIVRFDDSYYDDNQELVLQWAYVNNIIKAAHWAKRQNQKVQVIQLSSFGCGPDAFIIDELQEILKTGDKNLTLLKLDDVTNIGSLNLRIRSLIESIKLKDQSDKEVEITPVPELKTFEKEDRSRKLLLPYFSPFYSPFFPELFALAGYEVESLPPSDKVSQELGLQYANNEVCFPATVIVGDIIKAVQSGQYNLDEVAFVMTQTGGQCRATNYLGLIKKALRSAGCMDVPLVSLTSDEVIAHKQPGFEFEMKKYVGVIMNTMLFADSLSKLYYSAAPRECRKGAAFELREKYITLWKSKLTNSKTSDATDLLKHASVEFSSIVHHNIDVPSVGVVGEIYVKYNDQNNFHIIQWLVDQGVEVVVPPVLDFMSQYFVNKKFNEVNFLEKKSSWMNRLFTDGMNHILNKRVRKFNKACAGFPFFIPFTDIHHEGEKASEMVSLAAQFGEGWLIPAEYSFFAKTNVNHVVSLQPFGCIANHIISKGVENRVMKLYPEMNLLFIDLDGGVSQANMFNRLHFLVKNAKDHCQPLDRVACSL, encoded by the coding sequence ATGATGTGTAATGATAGACCTATTAGATTAGGTGTTGATATGGGATCAACCACAATTAAAGTTGTATGTGTCGATGATGATAATGAAATTATATTTTCTAGTTATAGAAGACACCATATTGGCATTCATGAAGCTTTAATGAGTCTTCTTGAAGAGGTGAAAGAGAAATTTAATGATAGGAAAGTTTCTTTGGTTATCACAGGTTCCGTTGGAATGGGGGTGTCTGAAGATTGTCAAATCCCTTTTCTTCAAGAGGTTGTCTCCGCTTCGGAGGTCATTAAGCATAATTTTACGGATGTATCTACACTTTTTGATATGGGTGGAGAAGATTCGAAGCTTATTGTATTCGAAGAGAAAAAAGCTCCAATGATGCGTATGAATGGTAGTTGTGCTGGAGGAACTGGCGCTTTTATTGATCAGATGGCGGTCCTATTGGGAGTTAGTGTTACAGAATTAAACGATCTTGCCTACAAATATAAAAAGAGATACCCTATCTCTTCTCGTTGTGGGGTATTTGCCAAAACCGATATTCAAAACCTTCTTAGTAAGAAGGTCGCCAAAGAAGATATAGCTGCGTCTATATTCTATGCTTTGTCCAATCAAACTGTTACGACACTAGTTCGTGGATTAGAACTTAAACCAAAGGTGCTCCTGTGTGGAGGTCCATTTTCATTTATCCCTTTCTTAAGAAAGGCATTGATTGAAACTTTAGGCATCGAGGAACAAGATGTTATTGTTCCTGAATACTCATCTTTGATCCCTGCATTGGGATGTGCTCTAGTGGATGATATTGAAAGAAAGGAGATCTTCTTAGGAGAGTTGATATCTCTTATCTCTGAAAGAACTGCTGAAAGTAAACAAACGGATCCAGATCTTACACCTCTGTTTAAGAACGAGGAGGAGTTCCTTTCTTGGAAAAAGAAAAAGCAAGCCAATTTCGTTCAAACAAACGAATTCATATCTCTTCCTTCTAAAAATTGTTTCCTAGGCGTAGACTCTGGTTCTACTACTACTAAGATTGTATTGTTGGATGAGGATGAAAAACTTGTCTATCGATATTATCAGAACAATAATGGAGATCCATTAAATGCTCTGCATCAAGGATTAAAGAAATGCGCAGAGAAGGTCCTCAGTGCTGGTATAGATATTCAAATTAAAGGATCCTGTGTTACTGGATATGGTGAGGATCTAATTCGAAAGGCTTATCGCCTAGATTTTGGAATCGTTGAGACCATTGCTCACTATATGGGGGCAATGAAATATAATCCAAATGTCTCCTTTATACTTGATATTGGGGGGCAAGATATGAAAGCGATCTTTGTCGATAATGGACAGATTACTCGTCTGGAAGTGAACGAAGCTTGTTCTTCTGGTTGTGGTTCGTTTATTGAAGGTTTTGCTACCTCGATGAACTACAAACCAAGTGAATTTGCAGAACTTGCTTGTAAATCCCAAAGTCCATGTGATTTGGGAACTCGATGTACTGTCTTTATGAACTCTAAAGTGAAACAATCGCTAAGAGCAAAAGCACAACCTGGAGATATCGCAGCGGGTTTATCCTACTCCGTAATAAAAAATATGCTTTTCAAGGTGTTGAAGTTGAAGAATGTCGAAGACTTAGGTGGTTATATTTCTGTGCAAGGAGGTACTTTTAAAAACCTTTCTGTTGTCAAAGCAATGGAAGATTTGGTAAAGAAACCAGTCTCTTTTACCGATATGCCAGAATTAATGGGTGCAATTGGTGCTGCAATTTATGCCGCAAGGAATATCCACAAAGTCGATCATTTAATCGATCGTGGTGTCGATTTTTTACAACACAAACCCGAATACAATACAAAGAATCTACACTGTAAAGGTTGTGAAAACTTATGCGAGATTCAGCAATATAAATTCGACAACAATCAAAAGTTCTATTCAGGTAACAAATGTGAGAAGATCTTCACCAATGGGGGGATTAAGTTAGAATACGGACAGAATGCTAGTGAATATCGTTATAAAGAAGTTTTTAGTTCTTACAAAGCAGATCTAAGAAATACTGCTCCTAAGATAGGTATTCCAAAAGTGCTTAATATGTATGAAAACTTCCCTTTTTGGAATACTTTTTTTACCGAATTAGGCTTCGATGTCGTTTTATCGGATACGTCTAATATGGCTGATTACGAAAAGGTGACCTCTACCATCATGTCTGACAATATCTGCTTTCCTGCAAAGTTGGTACATAGTCATGTGCAAGATTTGATAGAGAAGAAGGTGGAACGTATTTTTCTTCCTTATGTAATTTATGAAAATAAAGAATCAGATAAAACAACCAATAGCTTTAATTGTCCTGTCGTTTCTGGTTATTCAGATGTGATAAAAAGTGTCTTTGGGAATAAAGTTACAGTGGATGCTCCTCCAATCTCTTTTAAAGATCAAAAGTTACTTGAGGGTGCCTTGTTGAAGTATATTGAATCGTGGCCTGAAATTACTTCTAAAAAATCAAATATTCGACTAGCTGTTGAAAAGGCGAATAATGCACAATGGAATTTCAGAAAGAGGTTGAAAGAGGAGAATGTCCAAATATTCGAGAAGGCTAAAAAAGAGGATCGAATGGTGGTTCTTTTAGTAGGACGTCCTTATCATCATGATCCTTTGATTCAACATACAATCTCAAAATGTATAACAGGTTATGGAGTGGATGTAATAACCGAAGATATCGTTCGTTTTGATGATTCTTATTATGATGACAACCAGGAGCTTGTTTTGCAATGGGCATATGTAAATAATATTATTAAAGCAGCACACTGGGCGAAAAGACAAAATCAAAAAGTACAGGTTATCCAACTCTCTTCTTTTGGTTGTGGACCTGATGCTTTTATTATTGATGAACTTCAAGAGATACTTAAAACAGGGGATAAGAATTTAACTCTGTTAAAGCTTGATGATGTAACAAATATTGGTTCTCTCAATCTGCGTATTCGTTCTTTGATCGAAAGTATTAAGCTAAAAGATCAAAGTGATAAGGAGGTGGAGATTACACCAGTTCCAGAATTGAAAACATTTGAGAAGGAAGACCGCTCTCGAAAGTTGTTGCTGCCTTACTTTTCCCCATTCTATTCTCCTTTCTTTCCAGAACTATTTGCATTAGCTGGATATGAAGTGGAAAGTTTGCCCCCTAGTGATAAGGTCTCTCAAGAACTCGGATTGCAGTACGCGAATAATGAAGTTTGCTTCCCTGCTACCGTGATTGTTGGTGACATTATTAAAGCAGTTCAGTCTGGACAATATAACCTTGATGAAGTGGCTTTCGTTATGACCCAAACGGGAGGGCAGTGTAGGGCTACAAACTATCTTGGTCTGATTAAAAAAGCTTTGCGTAGTGCTGGTTGTATGGATGTCCCATTGGTCTCTCTTACTAGTGATGAGGTGATTGCTCATAAACAACCTGGTTTCGAGTTTGAGATGAAGAAATATGTAGGTGTTATTATGAACACGATGTTATTTGCAGATTCTCTTTCCAAATTATATTATAGTGCTGCTCCAAGAGAGTGTCGTAAAGGTGCAGCATTTGAGTTAAGAGAAAAGTATATTACGTTATGGAAGAGTAAATTGACTAATTCTAAAACATCTGATGCAACAGATCTTTTAAAACATGCTTCAGTCGAATTTTCTTCTATTGTTCATCATAATATCGATGTCCCTTCTGTTGGGGTTGTCGGTGAGATTTATGTCAAATATAATGATCAGAATAATTTCCATATTATTCAATGGTTAGTAGATCAGGGAGTGGAAGTTGTGGTTCCTCCTGTTCTTGACTTTATGTCTCAATATTTTGTGAACAAAAAGTTTAATGAGGTAAATTTCTTAGAAAAGAAATCTTCCTGGATGAATAGATTGTTTACCGATGGAATGAATCATATTCTGAATAAAAGAGTACGAAAATTTAATAAAGCATGTGCCGGTTTCCCTTTCTTTATACCGTTCACAGATATTCATCATGAAGGAGAGAAAGCTTCCGAAATGGTTAGTTTGGCTGCACAGTTTGGTGAAGGTTGGCTTATTCCTGCCGAATATTCATTCTTTGCTAAGACAAACGTAAACCATGTGGTAAGCCTTCAGCCTTTTGGTTGTATTGCAAATCATATTATCTCAAAAGGAGTCGAAAACAGAGTAATGAAATTATATCCTGAAATGAATTTACTATTCATTGATTTGGACGGAGGTGTGTCGCAGGCAAATATGTTTAATAGATTACATTTTCTTGTTAAAAATGCCAAAGATCACTGTCAACCTTTAGATAGAGTTGCATGTAGTTTGTAG